From the Rattus norvegicus strain BN/NHsdMcwi chromosome 15, GRCr8, whole genome shotgun sequence genome, the window CCTTCTTCATCCTGAAGGCTATCTCAGTGCCTTAGGAAGACCAATCTATGCTGAAGTTCAGATACATTAGGAGGCCTCCTTCCAGCCTCTCACTTAGCACACTTGAGAGCTGCTCAGTGGTTATACAACAATCCCATATCTAAGTGGAGTTCTTAGTACATACCATGAATCAGAATAGAGGAAAAGCAGCCAGAGTTTTCTACCTCAACATCATGCTTACTAAGTGAGCAGGACACCAGGTGAATCATGAGACGGGAACAACTGTAGCTGTGTGCAGTGTGTCTACATCTACTGCACAATGTATGCTGAATTTGACCTTAATGTGTACACGAGATTTGATTCGAATCAAGAGAAAGTCTTGGCATTATCATGACTACAGGTTGAAATGGAAAACCAGGGGAAAGTGATGCCATGCATCAGGCTTTGTGCCATCCCTCGCAGCAGCATCCGAGCGCCCTTTCTCATTGTGTGATGGCCCCTACAACAGGATCTTTTTTCCCTCTGTGTCAAGTCCACAGACTCGCCAAGCATGAAATGTCCCTTATCCTAGCCTCCAGGATTGTTGCACAGTTTCAACGAGCACCAAGATTCAGAATAAGCTTTCTTTTTCAGGAGAGATCTTATGGGGTACAGAGTCCAAACCCCACTCCCGGCCCTACATGGCATTCATAAATTTTTATGATAGCAATTCAGACCTCAATCGCTGTGGCGGTTTCCTGGTGGCAAAAGACATTGTAATGACAGCAGCTCACTGTAATGGAAGGTAAGGAGAAGCAAGTGGGTCTTTGATACCTGGGATTGACCAAATAACAACAGATCCTGGCTGTCCCTCAACACGTAGAGCCAAAGGTGAAGATCAACCTGACTTTATCCTATTTGACCTAAAGTGGTTGTGAAACTCAGGACCAGATTGTGTCAGTGAAGAGTCTGAATGGCTGGGTGGTAATGCAACAAGTTCCCCATAAATTCTTGCTATTTGACTCAGGCAAGCTCTGCCTTACTCTGAGCCCTCAGCCTGCATTTTGGGGACTGCTTCATTGCTCCTGCCTTGTACTTAACCCATCttttcacagaaatataaaagtaaTCTTAGGTGCTCACAATATCAAGAAACGAGAAAACACCCAGGTCATCTCTGTTCTAAAGGCCAAACCTCACGAGAACTTTAATAGTGATTCACTGGTTAATGACATCATGCTCCTGAAGGTACCGTTTTGCTGATCTCTGGTTTACTCCCATAGATCACTAGTGTATCagtcccattttctcttcttagtGGCTGATCTATTGCTCCTACGGCAATAGAATGGGGCTACAGTGGGATTGGGGGAGCTTTGAAAATGGGGAAGATATGGGCAACCTCATGACTGGTTTAAGCTTGCTGAGAGTACCAGACCTTACCTGGCGTTCTTCCATCTTTCCGACCAGTTGGAACGCAAAGCTCAACTCAATGGTGTTGTGAAGACTATTGCCCTTCCTAGGAGCCAGGACTGGGTGAAACCTGGGCAGGTGTGCACAGTGGCAGGTTGGGGGACCTTGGCCAATTGTACTTTGTCTAACACACTTCAAGAAGTGAATCTAGAAGTTCAAAAAGGTCAGAAGTGCCAAGGCATGTCCAGAAACTACAATGACTCCATCCAGCTTTGTGTGGGAAACCCCAatgagaggaaggctactgctgGGGTAAGGACATaaccatttttaaatgttttcccagGGACAGAGTGATACCTCAGACACACAGCCAGGCCTTCTCCAGCTGCACAACCATGGGTAGTCTAAAGAACATGCAGGGAACAACATATGGGGATCTGGCATTTTCCCTCAGTCAATCTTTTGTCCTTTTGCCATAGGAAAATAAGAGAACTAAGTCTAGTTGACCTGAAGGAAGGACACAGTCAGGCAGAGACACTCTAGTCAGTGAGTCACAGACTCTCTACTCTGTCCTGTTCAGAACGGAGGTCAATGGGGGCACTAGTGTTTCCCATCTGAAACCCAGGCCTAAGTGGAAACAGAGAAGAACATGGAGAAGATGGCTCTGGAAAGAGGTGATAGGAGGCTATTCAATAAGACTTCCCCTTTTTCTGTCTACAGGGAGACTCAGGGGGTCCATTTGTGTGCAATGGAGTGGCCCAGGGCATTGTCAGTTATCGCTTGTGTACTTGGACACCTCCTCGAGTATTCACCAGAATCTCCAGCTTCATACCGTGGATTCAGAAAACAATGAAACTCCTTCAACAACCCTAGAACACAAAACCTGTGTCTGGGCCAATGTCCAGCATCCTGGGGTATGGCTATCTGAGTCTTAATAAAGAAATCTGTCTGCAGGAAAGAGATGGTGCTGCTGTCTTCCATGAGTGCAGagcttaaaacatttttatatgccACCTTCTTCACCCTCTTTTGTGTCAtggtttctgtcttcagagactcTCATAAAGCTTGTGTGTCAAACCTGTGCAATGACCCCATCATAATAGCACATATAAAGGCCAGGACGGTAAGTCCTGGAAAGTCCTTCGTTTGTCTGAGAAGgatgccttctttctttctaaattcttCTTCTCACCTAACAGACTTCTGAGGATGAGAAAGATCAAAAGATTTTGCCTCCCACTCTCTTCATTCCCCCAAGGTCTGTCTATGGTCCTGGGAAATCCACTGTACTTGGAGATTTCCTCCAGGTCGCCTAGTTCAGCTCCAGCAAGGCCTCTCTACCAAGCTGTCACCTCATCTTAGAACTGTAGCCACCTCTCTTCTCCTTGCCCAAAGGGACTCAGGGGATGAAACAGGACAATCCCAGTATGCAAATCAGAAGCTTTAGAAAGGGACCAAATTGTTGAATGCCCACTCCAGTATGCAGACTCATTGCTCTGCAGCAGGGCCAGGCCAGCACATCTCATAATATTTCTTGGCTCAGAGCCCTGGCGTGAGCTTAGCGTCACGAGCAATCCACTGACTAACTAGTGTCTTAGTCACCTTGTGTACCCAGTCATGGAGGCAGCTTGATatcttttaaaacacacacagaaacacatacacacacgcacacacacacacacacacacacacacaatttttcacATGTACTCCCTGCATCGTGAACATTCCCAACCCCTCTCGGCTCCCTATCATCTCTGTACACCCTAGGCTTTCCTCACAAATATCTCTCTCATGTTCATGTCTATGTGCTGAGTTTTGTAACCCACTAAGGTTAACAATGACCAGCTGTGTAACTGAGTTTGCATCTTTCCATTGGAGCCTGGTTGGCTCAGCAGAGGACACTCAACTAAACACAGtgacttcctcctcccctcccagaaACTATCAATAGGCAGTATTCAAGAGATAAGGAGTGGGACTCCTCAAGTCTCTCCCCTTCCTTGACTGGTTGTTGATTGGATTAGTCTTATGTGGCCCAGGACCAGGAACTACAGTTGGCATGAACTGATGAATGTCATGACTGTATCCAGTCTAGAGAATGGAGTTTGAGCCCTTCACCCTGTCTTCCAGCTCTTGCCTACTTCTCATGCTCCCACAGAAAATGGTGACGTGCAGAAGTAAATCCAAAATAAAAGCATCCTCACATTTCTAGGAAAGACCACTGAATCTTTAGCCATAGTAATAAGTAGAAGCTAAAGtcatatttttattccatttttcttttggcAAATGCCTGTGTACTTGTAAAAAAATTAGAGCCATCATTACCTTCTTCCTGTCACGAGacaattttttatttctaaaatgtttgttttagaaatttcATGCAGGagtattatatttatttcactatcatgcttccctttccccctcacaCCCCTTTCATGTTGTATTTTCATTGTCTTGTGGGGAAGACCACATGGTACGGGGATGAATGGAAGCCTTCAGCCCTAAGTGCATGGCATGGGGGACTAGTTTGTGGGACACAGCTCAGATCCACACCTATAGATTCTTCGGAATCTTACCTTTCAAAGGAGAACTAAATACCCCTAATAACAGGAAATGGTGTGTCAGTCCTTATAGACACTGAAACTGCTGGACAAGGAATGGGGAGGGCAGGCAGAGGATTAGAAGGAGGATAGTAGGATGAACTTGATGAGTATCTTCAACTTTCATTAGGAATGCAACATTGACGATGGGAGAGTCCTCTCCTGAGTCACCcaaaagccagaggcaggagtGGACTCACAGCGATGTACCCTGCTCACACATGGGCAGGCTCAATTGCAGCTGCCTCCTTGATGAGAGATGGCTTAGGAACATGATATGGTCCCCAATGAGGGCCCTGTTTAAAAAGAGTGCACAGTTGTGGTAAGGTCTCTTATGCCTAGGATGCTTCTCATATGATTGTGTCATGCTATCTTTCACTTTTCTGATTGACTATCAGTTCTCGGTATCAGTCCAGGCTCACCAGACAGTTTCATCATCTTAGCCTACAATCTATTCATGGTTTCCTCATATCTGGGAGGCGGTTGAGGAGCTACACTAGCACAGTCAGTCCTTTTCCCAGGACTCCATGAAGCTCATCTAGGGAACCACTGCTGCCAGTGTGAAGCTCCCCAGCTCCTGACCCAGTGTGACAGGGTCAGAGGCCCCGACCTCAGGGAATAGGCTGTTAtccctgttctggtttctttTGGGGTGGGTACTGCCTCAATGGAGGGGTCACTTGGGACTCCTCCATTAGCTCTTCAGGATCGGAAATCATTTCCCAGACAGGGTTTTTCAATGTTTTGGGATTTTGTTTCATGCCCTcgttctttttcctctttcatttgCATTTGGAGAAGCAAAGTGGTTTGACCTTCATAACCTTGTGGATTAGACCACAGGGAGGGCTGATAAACTGAGGTTTCAACTCTACACTTCCGGAACAGAGGTCAGTTCGCTCACTTAGTGTTTCCTGTCTGACAACTGAGACCTGAGTGGGTACAGAGAAGAATAGGGATAAAATGGGTCTGGAAAGAGGTGATTAGCGGCTCTTTACTAAGTCTTCTCTTTTTTCTGACCATAAGGAGACTCTGGAGACcatttggtggtgttttggtattatttggttttttattattcgttaatctttttttttttttttactgtccagtcTTTTCCCCACTGCTGATCCTCACAGCAAACACACCCTATTCCATACCTCCTCTTCCCCAACCCACACCTCCAAGAGTATGTTCCCAATACCCAGCCCCACTCCACCAGACTTCTCTACTTCCTGGGGCCTAAaatctctccagggttaggtgcatcttttctcactgCGGCGAggcctggcagtcctctgctgtatatgtgttgagggcctcatatcagctcgtatatgctgcctggttggtggttcaatgtctgagagatctcgggcaTCCAAGTCAGTTGAAACTGCTGGGCTTCCCATggagtcaccctcctcctcctcagtttcttccagcctttccctaattcaaccacaggggtcctctGGGGGTCCTTTATGTGTGATGGAGTGGCCCAGGGCATTGTTAGTTATAACTCGTGTGCTTGAACACCTCCTCCATAGTCACCA encodes:
- the Mcpt9 gene encoding mast cell protease 9 precursor; the encoded protein is MFLFLFFLVAVLPVNTEGGEILWGTESKPHSRPYMAFINFYDSNSDLNRCGGFLVAKDIVMTAAHCNGRNIKVILGAHNIKKRENTQVISVLKAKPHENFNSDSLVNDIMLLKLERKAQLNGVVKTIALPRSQDWVKPGQVCTVAGWGTLANCTLSNTLQEVNLEVQKGQKCQGMSRNYNDSIQLCVGNPNERKATAGGDSGGPFVCNGVAQGIVSYRLCTWTPPRVFTRISSFIPWIQKTMKLLQQP
- the Mcpt9 gene encoding mast cell protease 9 isoform X1: MFLFLFFLVAVLPVNTEGGEILWGTESKPHSRPYMAFINFYDSNSDLNRCGGFLVAKDIVMTAAHCNGRNIKVILGAHNIKKRENTQVISVLKAKPHENFNSDSLVNDIMLLKLERKAQLNGVVKTIALPRSQDWVKPGQGDSGGPFVCNGVAQGIVSYRLCTWTPPRVFTRISSFIPWIQKTMKLLQQP